One Peribacillus simplex NBRC 15720 = DSM 1321 genomic region harbors:
- a CDS encoding NAD(P)-binding protein encodes MYPITLNIENRKCIIIGGGKIGYFKAGPLLEAGAEVTVVSPEICTGFQLLEKEGKIRVLLKEVEETDYKDAFLIIVATNSTEVNERVYENASKSQLVNVISNHELGNFHIPATLNRGMLSISVSTNGASPTLAKKIRNDLGKVYDESYEEYLEFLFEARMIIKNGSFSKEEKSKLLKDSIEDIYKYSLKERYRFLARLLPVEAEENISLG; translated from the coding sequence ATGTATCCAATTACGCTTAATATTGAGAACAGAAAGTGTATAATTATCGGCGGTGGTAAAATAGGTTACTTTAAAGCTGGCCCCTTATTGGAAGCTGGTGCCGAAGTGACCGTCGTAAGCCCCGAGATTTGCACAGGTTTTCAACTGTTGGAGAAAGAAGGTAAGATTCGAGTTTTACTTAAAGAAGTGGAAGAAACTGACTATAAAGATGCGTTTTTAATCATCGTTGCAACAAATTCGACTGAAGTTAATGAACGAGTGTACGAGAATGCATCCAAAAGTCAGTTGGTGAACGTTATTAGTAATCATGAGTTGGGTAATTTTCATATTCCGGCCACATTGAATAGAGGCATGCTTTCCATAAGTGTTTCTACCAATGGAGCAAGCCCAACACTCGCAAAAAAAATTCGGAATGACCTAGGTAAAGTATATGATGAATCATATGAAGAATATCTTGAATTCCTTTTTGAAGCAAGGATGATAATAAAAAATGGTTCATTTTCAAAAGAGGAAAAATCTAAGTTACTGAAAGATTCAATAGAGGATATTTATAAATATTCCTTAAAAGAAAGATATCGTTTTTTAGCTAGGCTTTTACCAGTAGAAGCCGAAGAAAATATATCATTGGGCTGA
- a CDS encoding sulfite exporter TauE/SafE family protein: protein MKKLIVLAFIGFLAQLIDGSLGMGYGVSSTSLLLTFGIAPAVASASVHLSEVVTTAVSGASHIKFGNVDKNMVYRLIIPGSVGAFVGACFLSNLPAELAKPYIAIFLFGLGVYVLFRFLFIFKPSKENETVKPLTAKQSIPLGLFAGFCDATGGGGWGPIATPILLSKKGMTARKAVGTVDTSEFAIAFFGSLGFIISLGWEAVNWLWVVALIIGGVVAAPIAAWLVRMLPAQLMGVLVGGFIILINVRTLLVTWIPIEAHIYIYTGIVIIWLSGILLTINKMSNARKHDHIEQRQNVS, encoded by the coding sequence ATGAAAAAGTTAATCGTTTTGGCCTTTATCGGGTTTTTAGCCCAATTAATCGATGGTTCGCTTGGAATGGGGTATGGAGTGAGTTCCACGTCCTTATTGTTGACATTCGGGATTGCCCCTGCAGTAGCATCAGCATCCGTTCATTTATCTGAAGTAGTGACCACAGCAGTATCCGGAGCTTCACATATAAAGTTTGGGAACGTGGATAAAAATATGGTCTATCGCTTGATCATTCCAGGTTCAGTTGGTGCATTTGTAGGTGCATGTTTCCTGAGTAACCTGCCAGCAGAATTAGCTAAACCGTATATTGCCATATTTTTATTTGGCCTTGGTGTATACGTTTTATTCCGTTTTTTATTTATTTTTAAACCGTCAAAGGAAAATGAAACCGTAAAGCCATTGACCGCAAAACAATCCATTCCGTTAGGTCTTTTTGCAGGATTTTGTGATGCAACAGGCGGAGGCGGTTGGGGACCGATTGCTACGCCTATTTTATTGTCAAAAAAAGGAATGACGGCGAGAAAAGCCGTAGGGACTGTAGATACGAGTGAATTTGCCATTGCTTTCTTCGGTAGTCTAGGCTTTATCATTTCACTTGGATGGGAAGCTGTTAATTGGCTATGGGTCGTAGCGTTGATAATTGGTGGAGTGGTTGCCGCGCCAATTGCAGCCTGGCTTGTCAGGATGCTTCCTGCTCAATTAATGGGTGTTTTAGTGGGTGGTTTCATTATCTTAATCAATGTAAGAACATTATTAGTTACATGGATTCCAATTGAAGCCCATATATATATCTATACAGGCATCGTGATTATATGGCTTTCTGGAATTCTTCTTACCATCAATAAGATGTCCAATGCAAGAAAACATGATCATATCGAACAACGGCAGAATGTTTCCTGA
- a CDS encoding mismatch-specific DNA-glycosylase, which yields MEGISDHLKGNLDILFVGFNPSIRSGETGHHYANPNNRFWKILFKSGLTPRKYDPTEDSSLLDLGYGFTNIVSRPTKGADEITKEEYIKGRKQLKRKIEKYKPKLVCFVGKGVYQEYRQLRKISWGLQKDPSSNKTLEFVAPSSSGLVRMPIEEIIEIYSELPILLGKLENK from the coding sequence ATGGAAGGCATCTCTGATCATTTAAAGGGAAATTTGGATATTTTGTTCGTAGGTTTCAATCCAAGCATTCGTTCAGGCGAGACTGGCCATCATTATGCCAATCCAAACAATCGCTTTTGGAAAATCCTTTTCAAGTCCGGACTGACACCAAGGAAATATGACCCAACTGAAGACTCATCATTACTGGATTTAGGTTATGGTTTTACCAATATCGTCTCCAGGCCTACAAAAGGTGCGGACGAAATCACAAAAGAAGAGTACATAAAAGGAAGGAAGCAATTAAAAAGGAAAATTGAAAAGTATAAACCTAAACTTGTTTGTTTTGTAGGCAAGGGAGTTTATCAGGAATATCGTCAATTACGAAAAATCTCTTGGGGGTTGCAAAAAGATCCTTCATCGAATAAGACCCTGGAATTCGTTGCCCCTTCTTCCAGCGGTTTAGTTAGAATGCCGATAGAAGAGATCATCGAAATATATAGTGAGTTGCCAATTCTGCTTGGCAAGCTGGAAAACAAATGA